One window from the genome of Streptomyces sp. NBC_01476 encodes:
- a CDS encoding TIGR03618 family F420-dependent PPOX class oxidoreductase, producing MAALPTELLELLRRPSPCFIATTMPDGSPQLTQTWVDTDSENILINTVEGYRKAKNVQRDPRVALSIADPDDTTRYFGIKGHVIAATTDGAAENIERLSQKYTGRPYTSYGGPGQTRILLTIAVDTIIHAPAH from the coding sequence ATGGCGGCTCTGCCGACCGAACTCCTCGAACTGCTGCGGAGGCCGAGTCCCTGCTTCATCGCCACGACGATGCCCGACGGCTCGCCCCAGCTCACGCAGACCTGGGTGGACACCGACAGCGAAAACATCCTCATCAACACCGTCGAGGGCTACCGCAAGGCGAAGAACGTACAACGTGACCCGCGCGTCGCTCTGAGTATCGCCGACCCTGACGACACCACCCGCTACTTCGGGATAAAGGGGCACGTGATCGCCGCCACCACCGACGGTGCCGCCGAGAACATCGAACGCCTCTCCCAGAAGTACACCGGTCGGCCCTACACCTCCTACGGCGGCCCGGGACAGACTCGGATCCTGCTGACCATCGCCGTCGACACCATCATTCACGCCCCCGCGCACTGA
- a CDS encoding ATP-binding SpoIIE family protein phosphatase has product MTARHGMLNRAWPVILLVATGVSLGLISPGVHYDMLVIAAPLLAAALYDVRTTAVTGVLTVVVFVVLRLPLEEDGNITWVFKLVLVVVVCVLSVLLSHVRLREEELRRVRGTALLLQRSLLPRHFPDNSAVGVEHRYVPAESAAGLGGDWFDVIPLSGARVALVMGDVVGHGPEAAATMGRLRTAVHTLADLDLDPDEVLAGVDDLVQRMSHDREQAELVASCLYLVYDPVSRRCDLTSAGHAPPIIVLPGGQVSVPELSANPPLGFGDAPFDVTSLDLPEGSLITLYTDGLLGLRHREADEAMRELAAVISPGGGPLQEICDRVLHSLPGTGEDDIALLLARTRVLDPRNVRSWEFAAALEEVPAAREAVTGQLTAWGLDEHGFALEMVVCELVANAVQHASGPVGVRLIRDTSLICEVSDTSHTAPHLVRADPMDEGGRGLYLVAQLMDRWGTRYTRSGKTIWAATYLGS; this is encoded by the coding sequence ATGACGGCTCGTCACGGGATGCTGAACCGCGCGTGGCCGGTGATCCTCCTGGTGGCGACAGGGGTGTCCCTCGGGCTGATCAGTCCTGGCGTGCACTACGACATGCTGGTGATCGCGGCGCCTTTGCTGGCGGCCGCGCTGTACGACGTCCGGACGACGGCTGTGACCGGCGTGCTGACCGTGGTCGTGTTCGTGGTGCTGCGGCTCCCGCTGGAAGAGGACGGCAACATCACCTGGGTGTTCAAGCTCGTGCTGGTCGTCGTGGTGTGCGTGCTCAGCGTGCTGCTCAGTCATGTGCGGCTCCGGGAGGAGGAGTTGCGCCGGGTCCGCGGCACCGCCCTGCTCCTCCAGCGGAGCCTGCTGCCCCGGCACTTCCCGGACAACAGCGCGGTCGGGGTGGAGCACCGGTACGTGCCGGCGGAGTCGGCGGCCGGTCTGGGCGGTGACTGGTTCGACGTGATCCCGCTGTCCGGCGCCCGCGTCGCGCTGGTGATGGGGGACGTGGTCGGCCACGGCCCTGAGGCGGCGGCGACCATGGGCCGGCTGCGTACCGCCGTGCACACCCTGGCCGATCTCGACCTGGACCCGGACGAGGTGCTCGCCGGCGTGGACGACCTGGTGCAGCGGATGAGCCACGACCGCGAGCAGGCCGAACTGGTCGCCAGCTGCCTCTACCTGGTGTACGACCCGGTCTCACGGCGGTGCGACCTCACCAGCGCCGGGCACGCACCGCCGATCATCGTGCTGCCCGGCGGCCAGGTGTCCGTGCCGGAGCTTTCTGCGAACCCGCCCCTGGGTTTCGGTGACGCGCCCTTCGACGTCACCTCGCTCGACCTCCCCGAGGGCTCGCTGATCACGCTCTACACCGACGGCCTGCTGGGACTGCGGCACCGCGAGGCGGACGAGGCGATGCGCGAACTGGCGGCGGTGATCAGCCCCGGCGGCGGACCGCTCCAGGAGATCTGCGATCGCGTGCTCCACAGCCTCCCCGGAACGGGTGAGGACGACATCGCGCTGCTGCTTGCCAGGACCAGGGTGCTCGACCCCCGGAACGTGCGGAGCTGGGAGTTCGCCGCCGCGCTGGAGGAAGTGCCCGCGGCGCGCGAGGCGGTGACCGGACAGCTCACCGCGTGGGGGCTGGACGAGCACGGCTTCGCCTTGGAGATGGTGGTCTGCGAACTGGTCGCCAACGCCGTCCAGCACGCTTCGGGACCGGTCGGCGTACGGCTGATCCGGGACACGTCACTGATCTGCGAGGTCTCCGACACCAGCCACACCGCGCCGCACCTCGTGCGTGCCGACCCGATGGACGAGGGCGGGCGCGGCCTGTATCTGGTCGCCCAGCTCATGGACCGCTGGGGCACGCGGTACACGCGGAGCGGCAAGACCATCTGGGCGGCGACGTACCTCGGGTCCTGA
- a CDS encoding PadR family transcriptional regulator, translating into MSSIRLFILDTFARNGEMHGHKVRLQAEQEHLHLWTDVSVGSLYQAIKRLLSEGLLAEVRVEREGNLPERQVYGITDEGRRRLRELQSQGLSHVWMKPDPFDLALTRLDPEKLDDLHAVIASRLDELSSMLSTTEALNAQAIDGGYLTVSESLAVSHGAHRLRAEVAWLQEVLNAVPAIVADERTRLPGNP; encoded by the coding sequence ATGTCATCCATCAGGTTGTTCATCCTCGACACGTTCGCGAGGAACGGCGAGATGCACGGACACAAGGTCCGCCTCCAGGCAGAGCAGGAGCATCTGCACCTGTGGACGGACGTGTCGGTTGGCAGCCTGTACCAGGCGATCAAACGGCTGCTGTCCGAAGGGCTGCTCGCTGAGGTACGAGTCGAGCGGGAGGGCAATCTGCCCGAGCGTCAGGTGTACGGCATCACCGACGAAGGGCGGCGGCGGCTACGAGAGCTCCAGTCCCAGGGGCTCAGCCACGTGTGGATGAAGCCGGACCCCTTCGACCTGGCCCTCACACGCCTGGACCCCGAGAAGCTGGACGATCTTCACGCTGTGATTGCTTCGCGGCTGGACGAGCTCTCCTCCATGCTGTCCACTACCGAGGCGCTGAACGCGCAGGCCATCGACGGCGGCTACCTGACGGTGAGCGAGTCCCTCGCGGTCAGCCACGGCGCGCACCGGCTGCGCGCCGAAGTCGCCTGGCTCCAGGAAGTCCTGAACGCGGTGCCCGCCATCGTCGCCGACGAGCGGACCCGCCTGCCCGGCAACCCCTGA
- a CDS encoding aldo/keto reductase — translation MPLTGTSSHEPTPTGAPRPGGPGLLAGRTVSRIGYGAMQLRAEDGRAAAVALLRRVVESGIDHIDTAQFYGDGFVNGVIREAIRPEDGVLVVSKVGATPDPDGPVHLRLAQRPEELRASVEDNLISLGLDSIPLVNLRRTDSGPGLRAEGDQLVDLDDQLAVMVALRDEGKIGAIGLSSVSPDILRRAIPAGIACVQNSYSLVRRDDEEMLDLCAAENIAWVPYFPLGSGLPGLPKVTDEPAVLAAARSLGCTPAQVGLAWLLHRAPNVLLIPGTANAEHLRANIAAGAIALDKATLAALDSVPTRTGDIELG, via the coding sequence ATGCCCCTCACCGGTACCTCTTCCCACGAGCCCACGCCCACCGGCGCCCCGCGCCCCGGAGGCCCCGGCCTGCTCGCCGGCCGCACCGTCTCCCGTATCGGCTACGGGGCGATGCAGCTGCGTGCCGAAGACGGCCGCGCCGCGGCCGTCGCCCTCCTGCGGCGCGTGGTCGAGTCCGGCATCGACCACATCGACACGGCCCAGTTCTACGGCGACGGGTTCGTCAACGGCGTCATCCGCGAGGCGATCCGCCCGGAGGACGGTGTCCTCGTCGTCAGCAAGGTCGGTGCCACCCCCGACCCGGACGGGCCGGTGCACCTGCGTCTCGCGCAGCGGCCGGAGGAACTGCGGGCGAGCGTCGAGGACAACCTCATCAGCCTCGGTCTCGACTCGATCCCGCTGGTGAACCTGCGCCGCACGGACTCCGGGCCCGGGCTGCGGGCCGAGGGCGACCAGCTGGTCGATCTCGACGACCAGCTCGCGGTCATGGTCGCGCTCCGCGACGAGGGCAAGATCGGCGCGATCGGGCTGAGCAGCGTGAGCCCGGACATCCTGCGCCGGGCGATCCCGGCGGGCATCGCCTGCGTGCAGAACTCCTACAGCCTGGTGAGGCGCGACGACGAGGAGATGCTCGACCTCTGCGCCGCCGAGAACATCGCCTGGGTGCCGTACTTCCCGCTCGGCAGCGGGCTGCCCGGCCTGCCGAAGGTGACCGACGAGCCGGCCGTCCTGGCCGCCGCGCGGTCCCTGGGCTGCACGCCCGCGCAGGTCGGCCTGGCCTGGCTGCTCCACCGCGCCCCGAACGTCCTCCTCATTCCCGGCACCGCGAACGCCGAGCACCTGCGGGCGAATATCGCCGCGGGGGCGATCGCGCTCGACAAGGCGACGCTCGCCGCGCTGGACAGCGTCCCGACCCGCACGGGAGACATCGAGCTCGGCTGA
- a CDS encoding TetR/AcrR family transcriptional regulator, with the protein MNPTEPATPGVPAGPPTGADRPARADVRRNREKLLAAARAAFTAADDRVALESIARDAGVGIGTLYRHFPTREALVEAVYAAELDDVATSAPALLAELPPDAALRAWMDRYAAFVETKRGMIDTLRAGWASGSMATPTTRERVTAAITTIVAAGARSGSLRADVDPEDVTAMLLGVFLSTAASDTPERTRRLLDLVVDALRPAAGREE; encoded by the coding sequence TTGAATCCGACCGAACCCGCGACCCCCGGCGTCCCGGCCGGCCCGCCCACCGGTGCCGACCGGCCGGCCCGCGCCGATGTGCGGCGCAACCGCGAGAAGCTGCTCGCCGCCGCACGCGCCGCCTTCACGGCTGCCGACGACCGGGTGGCGCTCGAATCCATCGCCCGCGACGCCGGCGTCGGCATCGGCACGCTCTACCGCCACTTCCCCACCCGCGAGGCGCTCGTCGAGGCGGTCTACGCCGCCGAACTCGACGACGTCGCCACGAGCGCCCCCGCCCTGCTCGCCGAACTCCCGCCCGACGCCGCGCTGCGCGCGTGGATGGACCGCTACGCGGCGTTCGTCGAGACCAAGCGCGGCATGATCGACACCCTCCGGGCCGGCTGGGCATCAGGGAGCATGGCGACACCGACCACGCGGGAGCGCGTCACCGCCGCGATCACCACGATCGTCGCGGCGGGAGCGCGGTCGGGTTCGCTGCGCGCGGACGTCGACCCCGAGGACGTCACCGCGATGCTGCTCGGCGTCTTCCTCTCCACGGCGGCCAGCGACACCCCGGAACGGACCCGCCGGCTCCTCGACCTCGTCGTCGACGCGCTGCGTCCGGCGGCCGGCCGGGAGGAGTAG
- a CDS encoding LacI family DNA-binding transcriptional regulator produces MVSAAGAEPRRVTIHDVARSAGVSRQTVSRALNGKDEIEVSTKQRVLDAARELGYRPSRFARGLVRQDTTTIGLVIPDLLNPFFTEVAASALEAARARGWHVVVYDTADRAAEEIGTLQVVGSQVDAVVGYFSCSEDELDQYTRGMPLVLIGREHRMARFSSIRIDGEAGVHAAVAYLVGQGHTRIGMLDHAGRAEPSMRRDWFTAAAAAHGVDAGLVAGAAQSADGGGAGLRALLAAHPDVTAIFTFNDIVAIGALREARRLGRSVPGDLAVIGFDGLQLGALVEPPLSSVALDTRRLGVLAIDQVGRLLTGVDPLEPDDLVVRAELRLGGSA; encoded by the coding sequence ATGGTGTCTGCGGCGGGGGCGGAGCCCCGGAGAGTCACGATCCATGACGTCGCCCGGTCCGCCGGGGTGTCCCGGCAGACCGTGTCGCGGGCGCTGAACGGCAAGGACGAGATCGAGGTCTCCACCAAGCAGCGCGTGCTCGACGCCGCCCGCGAGCTCGGCTACCGGCCGAGCCGGTTCGCCCGCGGTCTGGTCCGGCAGGACACCACCACCATCGGGCTGGTGATCCCCGACCTGCTCAACCCGTTCTTCACCGAGGTCGCCGCCTCGGCCCTGGAGGCGGCGCGGGCCCGCGGCTGGCACGTGGTCGTATACGACACCGCGGACCGGGCCGCGGAGGAGATCGGCACCCTCCAGGTGGTCGGCTCCCAGGTGGACGCCGTCGTCGGCTACTTCAGCTGCTCCGAGGACGAGCTCGACCAGTACACCCGCGGCATGCCCCTCGTGCTCATCGGCCGCGAGCACCGCATGGCGCGGTTCAGCTCGATCCGGATCGACGGCGAGGCCGGTGTCCACGCGGCGGTCGCGTACCTCGTCGGGCAGGGCCACACCCGGATCGGCATGCTCGACCACGCCGGCCGCGCCGAGCCGAGCATGCGGCGCGACTGGTTCACCGCCGCCGCGGCGGCGCACGGCGTCGACGCCGGCCTGGTGGCCGGCGCGGCCCAGTCGGCCGACGGCGGCGGAGCCGGTCTGCGGGCCCTGCTCGCCGCCCATCCGGACGTCACCGCGATCTTCACCTTCAACGACATCGTCGCGATCGGCGCGCTGCGTGAGGCCCGCCGGCTCGGCAGGAGCGTACCGGGCGACCTCGCGGTGATCGGCTTCGACGGTCTGCAGCTCGGCGCGCTGGTCGAACCCCCGCTCTCCAGCGTCGCGCTCGACACCCGCAGGCTCGGCGTACTCGCCATCGACCAGGTCGGACGGCTGCTGACCGGCGTCGATCCGCTGGAACCGGACGATCTGGTGGTCCGGGCGGAGCTGCGGCTGGGCGGGTCCGCTTAA
- a CDS encoding epoxide hydrolase family protein, whose amino-acid sequence MPELIEPFTLSIPDEQLTDLGERLSRTRWPDAETVPDTSQGPQLAKVRALHDYWLHTYDWRRCEKTLNGFGQSRTTIDGLGIHFLHVRSPEPDALPLIMTHGWPSSVLDFRKVIGPLTDPAAHGGDPRDAFHLVVPSLPGCGFSDRPAAPGWGFPRIADAWITLMDRLGYQRWGAQGGDLGCAVTDEIGRAAPDGCVGLHLNFAMFPPTPEEIKDATAQEQAMLDSAGWFWENLSGYARQQATRPQTIGYSLADSPVGLAAWIYAMYQDTCGTPGDAEASFTLDELLDTVMLYWLPGTGASSARTYWEMARASRPSAPTPAEPVTVPAGFSMFPAEHVRKSRRWIERRYSNVIHFSEPAAGGHFAALEQPKRFTDDVRATFRSVR is encoded by the coding sequence ATGCCGGAACTGATAGAGCCCTTCACGCTGTCCATTCCCGACGAGCAGCTGACCGATCTGGGCGAACGCCTCTCCCGCACACGGTGGCCCGACGCCGAAACCGTGCCCGACACGAGCCAGGGTCCCCAACTGGCCAAGGTTCGCGCCCTGCACGACTACTGGCTCCACACCTACGACTGGCGGCGCTGCGAGAAAACCCTCAACGGCTTCGGCCAGTCCCGCACCACGATCGACGGCCTGGGAATCCACTTCCTCCACGTGCGCTCGCCTGAACCGGACGCCCTCCCGTTGATCATGACCCACGGATGGCCCAGCTCGGTCCTCGACTTCCGCAAAGTCATCGGCCCGCTGACCGACCCCGCGGCCCACGGCGGCGATCCGCGCGACGCTTTCCACCTCGTGGTGCCGTCGCTGCCGGGATGCGGATTCTCCGACCGGCCGGCCGCACCCGGCTGGGGATTTCCCCGGATCGCCGACGCCTGGATCACCCTGATGGACCGGCTCGGGTACCAGCGGTGGGGTGCACAGGGCGGCGATCTCGGCTGCGCGGTCACCGACGAGATCGGTCGCGCGGCCCCGGACGGCTGCGTCGGACTGCACCTCAACTTCGCGATGTTCCCGCCCACACCTGAGGAGATCAAGGACGCCACCGCGCAGGAACAGGCCATGCTCGACAGCGCCGGCTGGTTCTGGGAGAACCTGTCGGGCTACGCCAGACAACAGGCGACCCGTCCGCAGACCATCGGCTACTCTCTCGCGGACTCCCCCGTCGGACTGGCCGCCTGGATCTACGCGATGTACCAGGACACCTGCGGCACACCAGGAGACGCGGAGGCGTCATTCACCCTGGACGAACTCCTCGACACCGTCATGCTGTACTGGCTTCCCGGCACCGGTGCGTCCTCCGCCCGAACGTACTGGGAAATGGCCCGGGCGTCCCGCCCCTCCGCGCCGACCCCCGCCGAACCCGTCACCGTGCCCGCCGGGTTCAGCATGTTCCCCGCGGAGCACGTGCGAAAGTCCAGGCGCTGGATCGAGCGCCGCTACAGCAACGTGATCCACTTCAGTGAGCCCGCCGCGGGAGGCCACTTCGCGGCCCTGGAGCAGCCGAAACGCTTCACCGATGACGTCCGGGCGACTTTCCGCTCGGTGCGCTGA